The DNA region CGTGCCATCGCCGTACTTCTCGCTGATCTTTCCCAGTTGCCTGACCTGCGCCGCGGAAAGAACACCTGCCGGAATCCGAACCCGCACCGTTGCATATTCTGCATCCCGTTCGGTGATGATCCCTCCCCGGGAGTATAGGGTCTGTTCCTGCATCATTCTACAGTAGTAGATAACGCCAGGATAAAAAAGATGGTTATGCGAGAGCAAGGAGGAGGATGACACCGGCCCGGACTATCTCGTTTGATGCCCCAACGATATCCCCATTTACCCCGCCAAAGACCCTCCGGGAGAGCACAAGCATAAACGCGGTTATGGCGGCGGTGGCTGCAAGGGCAAGCACGAGAGCCAGCCGCGGCAGCGGCAGCAGGAATAGCGGAAGCGTCAGCAGGAATGCCGGGACCAGAAACCAGGGTTTTGCAAAACTATGGAGATAGGAATGCATACCCTCGCGAAACGGTCTACCGAGGGTCGTGAGCCAGGACATCGCGGTCTTGGCGCAGACCTCGGCGGTAAGTATGGTTAGAGGAATGTTTGCGACGGCCTGGAGCCCGGAAAACGCAAGGAGCGTGACGAGGATCCCCGCCGCAACAGCGCCCGCCCCTGTTGTCCGATCGGTCATTGCCGCGATCCTCTTTTCCCGCCTGCCGTGGGCCATAAGTCCGTCGCCGAAGTCCAGCAGGCCGTCGAAGTGGTTGCACCCGGAGAGGAGGAGCACCGCGGCGATGGCGACGGCCGCTCCCACAGGGGGTGATGCTATCCAGAACGTGACAATGGCCGCTATCCCGCCGATGAGATAACCGGCAAGGGGGTAAAGGTAAGAACGGCGGGCGAAGTGCTCGAACTCAACCGGTCTGCCAAGAGGGAGGGATGTGCAGAACTGGAAAAGGGCAAGAACCGATCTCACACCGATCCCATCGACTCACTGTAGAGGCGCGATGTGCAGCCAGCGATCAGCCCGGCGACGGCGTCATCCAGGAACGGCCCGAGTTTGCTTAAGATCCCCGGTTTTTTCTGGTCGTAGCGGGTGAACTCGAACCGCGCGTATGTCCCCCCGATCACCTCGGCGATAGCCATCCCGATGATCTCGTCCGAGAGGAGGAAGACCGGATCGTCGGCGATCTCGGAGTTCTTCCGCTTCCAGTAGAGTTCATCCTCGAGCAGAATGGCGCCAAGGAGAAGCGAGGATACGTTTGGGTCATCGAGAACCTGCCCGATCTTCGCATCCAGCCTGCCTGCGGCCTCATCCTCATCTATCCCGTGGGGGATGTAGAGTTCCATTGCGGAAGCGATGATATCTCTCCTTGCGATACCCTTCTCTTCCAGCCTGCGCTCGATCTCGAACATTGTTCATGTATTGAGCCCGGCGGGTATTTCCGCGTTTGGATATGGTGTTTGCGATAACATTCCGGAGGATGGCTGCCTCGTGGGGGGTGGCTGTTCGCCAGGCGTTCAGGTGTGGGCCCGGGCTGCCCTTTTGGGGGGAGGAAGATGCTCACGGTCTCCCGCAGAGCAGAGAGCCAGCCCCCCGGAGGATGCAAGGTTACGACCCCGGGCCCCCATCACCTCCGGGCAATTGTGCGCCCTGGCAACGGTTGTGCCGGAGACCCGCTGCCCTGAGCCACCCTGCCGGCAGCAACCTCTTCTATCCTCCAGCACCCACTCTGTACTGATGTCTAACCCGTTCCTCTCTGAAGACCCGGGGATACGGCCTCGCCGCCCGATGATGGCGGTGGTGCTTGGAAACACCATGCTATCAACCGTTCCCGGCATATCGGGTGCAGGGCCGACACCGGAGAAGACGCTGCTAACGCCGGTTCTGGATGCAGAACTCATCACGAACGGCGCGATCACGAGCATGCCGGCCAGGCCCAACACCCCCACGGGGTGCCCAACACCCGCCTCCATCACCCGGTCGATGATGGAACTGACCGGGCTATCCCCCATCTTCATCAACTCCGGGCTTGCACACACACCCACCGTTCCCTGTCTGGACGTCTACGGGAGACCCGGCGGCGATCCCCGCCGGGAAGATGCGGTGCCGGATGCGCCGCTCCTCTTTGAACGGGGGGAGGCGATCGGCCGGATTCTTGCAAACTACAGCGACCTCCTGATGCTTGGCGAGTGCGTCCCCGGCGGGACGACCACCGCCCTCTGCGTCCTGCGGGCGCTCGGATACGACGCATCGGTCAGCAGCGCCTTCCCGAGAAACCCCCTTGACCTGAAGGAGGCCGTCTGTCGTGAGGTGTTCACCAGGATCCGGGAGACCGGGGTGGAGGAGCCCGTGGGTATCCTCCGCGCCGCTGGCGACCCCATGATGCCAGTCGCTGCAGGGATCGCGAGCACATACTCCGGTGAGATAATCTTTGCCGGCGGAACCCAGATGCTGGCCGTTGCGGCCGTCCTGAAAGCCCTGGGACGGAGGGTGCCGCACCTTGCGACAACGGTCTATGTCAGGGACGATCCCTCCGCAGGGTTCAGCCGTTCCGTAGCCGAAGTCGGCACCACCGCCTATTACGTTGACCCGGACTTCAAGAATATCGGCCACCCAGGACTTGCCCGATACTGTATCGGCGAGGTGAAGGAAGGGGCGGGTGCCGGCGGAGCCATGGTGCTTGCATACCTCATGGGCCACAGACCGGAGGAGATCTCACGAAAAATACTCGATTTTGTAATGAAGTATGCCTGAGGGAAGGACTATTACCCTTTTACGTCCATTTATTAAGCAATGCTTCCACTCTATGTGGTCAATAACCATGGACAGTTCAACCACCTGATCCTCCGGACACTCCGCGATATGGATATAGAGGCCGGGATGATCTCGAACATGACGCCGCCTGACGAGGTCGCCAGCGGCTGCCGTGGAATCATCCTTGGCGGCGGACCCACCTTGGAACGCGCCGGTCTCACCGGCGACTACCTCGACCTCGATATCCCGGTCCTCGGGATCTGCCTCGGGCTGCACATCATCGCAACAGCGCGTGGAGGCGCGATCCGCCGGGGTGCGAGCGGAGGTTTCGGGGGGGTTGAGGTGGAGGTCCTGGAACAGGATCCTCTCCTCCAGGGCTACCCCGAGAGGATGCAGGTATGGGCTTCGCATGCAGACGAGGTCTCGGTGGTGCCGGAGGGGTTTCTCCGGGTTGCAAGATCGGCCATCTGCGATGTGGAGGCTATGGTCTCTCCAGAAGAACGCCTCTACGGGATCCAGTGGCACCCGGAGGTCAGCCATACTTTTAACGGCCGACTTTTATTCGAGAATTTTGATAGGATATGCTCGGAGTAGATGAGATCGCAGAACGACTCGGGTCGATAGGCTTCTGCTGCAGGGAGTGTGGCAGGTGTTGCCAGAGGGTCGGGGAAGACTCAAACCTTGTGCTGGTGGGCGCCGCTGAACTTCGTGAGATCATGGCTGCTACCGGGATGAAGAGGGAAGAGATTGTTGAGCCCTACCCGGAGTTTATCAGAGCAGGAAACGGTGGTGAGTACACCCTGGCCTGGTGCCTTCGGCGAACGCTCGATGCGTGTATCTTCCTCAAGGATGGCCGGTGCTCGATCTATGAGCATCGTCCGTGGATCTGCCGCACCTACCCTTTCATGCTGGTCGATGATGACCTGATTATCTCGGAATGCCCGGGTCTCGGCGCTTCCATATCCCCCAGCGCTGCACGCGATGCTGCTGCCGATCTCTGCAGGCGCCAGGCCGCGGAGGCCGAGGAGGAGGCAGAGATCCGCGAAATCTTTCGGGAGACGGAGATTCCACCGGGAAAGAGGGTCGTGATCGATAGTGAGGGCATGAAGGTGCTCGATGGCTGAGATCCGTCTCGTCGGGACGGCGCACGTCTCGCAGAGGAGTGTCGAGGAGGTAAGATCGGCCATCGAGGAGTTCCAGCCCGATATCGTCGGTGTCGAACTCGATCGGGGCAGGTTTATCTCACTCACCGAGGAGACGGCCGAACCATCGGTGACGGAGATCCTGAAGAGCGGGAACTTCGGCCAGATCCTGCTCCAGTGGATACTCACATACATCCAGCAGCGTATCGGCGCTGAGACAGGGGTTAAACCCGGTTCCGAGATGCTTGCCGCCATCGAGGAGGCGCGCGCGCACCAGAAACCCGTGGCATTCATAGACCGCGATATCAGGATCACGCTCTCCCGATTCTGGGGTCTGATGGGGATCCGGGAGA from Methanoculleus receptaculi includes:
- the cobS gene encoding adenosylcobinamide-GDP ribazoletransferase; translated protein: MRSVLALFQFCTSLPLGRPVEFEHFARRSYLYPLAGYLIGGIAAIVTFWIASPPVGAAVAIAAVLLLSGCNHFDGLLDFGDGLMAHGRREKRIAAMTDRTTGAGAVAAGILVTLLAFSGLQAVANIPLTILTAEVCAKTAMSWLTTLGRPFREGMHSYLHSFAKPWFLVPAFLLTLPLFLLPLPRLALVLALAATAAITAFMLVLSRRVFGGVNGDIVGASNEIVRAGVILLLALA
- a CDS encoding phosphatidylglycerophosphatase A; this encodes MFEIERRLEEKGIARRDIIASAMELYIPHGIDEDEAAGRLDAKIGQVLDDPNVSSLLLGAILLEDELYWKRKNSEIADDPVFLLSDEIIGMAIAEVIGGTYARFEFTRYDQKKPGILSKLGPFLDDAVAGLIAGCTSRLYSESMGSV
- the cobT gene encoding nicotinate mononucleotide-dependent phosphoribosyltransferase CobT gives rise to the protein MSNPFLSEDPGIRPRRPMMAVVLGNTMLSTVPGISGAGPTPEKTLLTPVLDAELITNGAITSMPARPNTPTGCPTPASITRSMMELTGLSPIFINSGLAHTPTVPCLDVYGRPGGDPRREDAVPDAPLLFERGEAIGRILANYSDLLMLGECVPGGTTTALCVLRALGYDASVSSAFPRNPLDLKEAVCREVFTRIRETGVEEPVGILRAAGDPMMPVAAGIASTYSGEIIFAGGTQMLAVAAVLKALGRRVPHLATTVYVRDDPSAGFSRSVAEVGTTAYYVDPDFKNIGHPGLARYCIGEVKEGAGAGGAMVLAYLMGHRPEEISRKILDFVMKYA
- a CDS encoding GMP synthase subunit A, with the protein product MLPLYVVNNHGQFNHLILRTLRDMDIEAGMISNMTPPDEVASGCRGIILGGGPTLERAGLTGDYLDLDIPVLGICLGLHIIATARGGAIRRGASGGFGGVEVEVLEQDPLLQGYPERMQVWASHADEVSVVPEGFLRVARSAICDVEAMVSPEERLYGIQWHPEVSHTFNGRLLFENFDRICSE
- a CDS encoding YkgJ family cysteine cluster protein; the protein is MLGVDEIAERLGSIGFCCRECGRCCQRVGEDSNLVLVGAAELREIMAATGMKREEIVEPYPEFIRAGNGGEYTLAWCLRRTLDACIFLKDGRCSIYEHRPWICRTYPFMLVDDDLIISECPGLGASISPSAARDAAADLCRRQAAEAEEEAEIREIFRETEIPPGKRVVIDSEGMKVLDG